CCGACGCCCGTTTCGTCGCAGGACGATTCGATGCCCAGCACCAACGGCTGCTTCGGCTGTTCCGGGTAAGCGCCGTTCACGCGTTGGCTCCTTCTGTGGAATGTGGCTCTTTGAGGGGCAGACGCATGATCAACGCGTCCGTACCGTCCCGGTAGTACCGGGGACGGACGTGGATCTGTTCGAATCCGAAGCGCAGATACAACTGCTGTGCGCGGGGGTTATCCGCACGCACTTCCAGCAGGACGTCCGCCGCACGACGCCGCCGCGACTCTTCAATCAGTTCGGTCAGAATGGCAGAACCGATGCCCTTGCCTTCGAATTCGGGAACGACGGCGATCGTCTGGACGTCCGCGATCGGCTCAATGCACATCAAGCCGGCGTACGCCACGATCTGGCCCGCAACCTCGGCCACGACATAACGGCGGGTCTCCGGCTGGGACAACTCGTCGAAGAACATTTGCAGCGGCCAGGCATCCACGGGGAACAATCGTCGTTCCAAGGCTTCCACGGCCGGGACGTCAGCCTCCGTCATGTCGCGCAGGGAAACTCCGGCGAGCTCCAGGTTGGGCGAAAGTTTCACAGTTCCCCTTTCATCACAGGGCACGCTTCCTGGGACCCGGCACTTGGGCGTCCGATTCGCGCAAGTACAAAGGCGTGGAGTCCAGGAGTTCCTGCCCTGCCGTTAACCGGGCCAGCGCGACCTGGCCAAGGGAGGCCGCGTCCGGCTGTGTGTCCGCAAAGTCTTCGTCCGCGCGGACAACGTCGGCATACAGGCCAGCGCCCGCACCAAACACGGGCAGGTCCGGTAATTCCGAGGCGAAACCAACATGCGGTCCGTCGATGAGCTGCGGTAGCTGGCCCTCTTCCAGGACGTAGCGTGCCCAGTAGACCTCTTTACGCCGGGCGTCAGTGGCCACCAGGAATTCGGGAACAGCGGCAGTGGACTCCGCTACTTCGAGGGCGATCGCATCAAGGCTCATCAGGCCATACAGCGGCTTGTTCCAGACGAAGGCCAGGGTGCGTGCGGTTGCAATACCCGAGCGCAACCCGGTAAACGGTCCGGGCCCCACCCCTGTGACGATCACGTCAATGTCCGCGCCGGTGACCCCTGCTCGGGCCAGGAGTTTCTCGATGCCGGGCGCAAGGACTTCGGCATGGCTTCGCGTGTCCTCAGTGGCGAAGGAATCCAGCACGCCTTCCATGGCAACGTCCGAAATCAGCGCAGCACTGGCCACTGCAGAGGTATCGATGGCCAGGATCAGCATCAGTGGCCTCCTTCAGAGATCGTGGTTTCAAGAAGCTTCGGAGCCTCGGCCCAGCGTGGGCCGAAACAGCGGAAAACGATGGTGCGCGGTTCGTCGTCGTCATCAGTGTCAAAGTCCAGGACCGTGCCGCTGTCCGCAACATTGGTGGCCGGCACAACGCCTGCGCCACCTACAGATCGGTGAAGATCAACTTCCAGGCGGCTGTCCGAGAGGTGCTCCACCCGGTCCCTCCCCCACTCCACCACCGTTACGGACGAGTCCATGGTGTTCTCGAGATCAATGTCATCGATCTCGGCGGCCGATTCCAGCCTGTAGGCATCGACGTGGACCAGGTCCGGGCCACCGGGGCGCGGGCCATCCGGAAGGTTGGGATGGATCCGAACCAGCACGAACGTAGGCGAGATGATCCCGGCACGCACGCCCAAGCCCTCTCCCAGCCCCTGGGTGAAGGTCGTCTTCCCCGCACCCAACTCTCCGGTCAGGACAAGGAGGTCCCCCGCCTGAAGCACCCCGCCCAGTGCTGCACCGAGCGCGTGGGTCTGCTCCGACGTCGTGACCTTCAGGCTGCGTTCCCACAGCGGTTCGCTTGGTTCGATCAGTGGTTCGTTCACAGCTTCGCCGATTCCGATGCTGTCTGGGTATCGCGTTGTACCTTCGGTTGTGCCTCCGGCCGCGCCGGAGCCTCGTTGACATAGGTGCGGGGCACGCGGGGGCTGATGCGCGTGACGATCTCGTAGTTGATGGTTCCCGCTGCGGCCGCCCAATCATCCGCGGTGGGGCCGCCATCGGCACCGTCGCCGAACATGACGGCTTCAGTGCCCTTGAGTCCGGCAGCTTCTTCAGGGGTGAG
This genomic stretch from Micrococcaceae bacterium Sec5.1 harbors:
- the rimI gene encoding ribosomal protein S18-alanine N-acetyltransferase, whose protein sequence is MKLSPNLELAGVSLRDMTEADVPAVEALERRLFPVDAWPLQMFFDELSQPETRRYVVAEVAGQIVAYAGLMCIEPIADVQTIAVVPEFEGKGIGSAILTELIEESRRRRAADVLLEVRADNPRAQQLYLRFGFEQIHVRPRYYRDGTDALIMRLPLKEPHSTEGANA
- the tsaB gene encoding tRNA (adenosine(37)-N6)-threonylcarbamoyltransferase complex dimerization subunit type 1 TsaB: MLILAIDTSAVASAALISDVAMEGVLDSFATEDTRSHAEVLAPGIEKLLARAGVTGADIDVIVTGVGPGPFTGLRSGIATARTLAFVWNKPLYGLMSLDAIALEVAESTAAVPEFLVATDARRKEVYWARYVLEEGQLPQLIDGPHVGFASELPDLPVFGAGAGLYADVVRADEDFADTQPDAASLGQVALARLTAGQELLDSTPLYLRESDAQVPGPRKRAL
- the tsaE gene encoding tRNA (adenosine(37)-N6)-threonylcarbamoyltransferase complex ATPase subunit type 1 TsaE, with translation MNEPLIEPSEPLWERSLKVTTSEQTHALGAALGGVLQAGDLLVLTGELGAGKTTFTQGLGEGLGVRAGIISPTFVLVRIHPNLPDGPRPGGPDLVHVDAYRLESAAEIDDIDLENTMDSSVTVVEWGRDRVEHLSDSRLEVDLHRSVGGAGVVPATNVADSGTVLDFDTDDDDEPRTIVFRCFGPRWAEAPKLLETTISEGGH